In Trichoplusia ni isolate ovarian cell line Hi5 chromosome 7, tn1, whole genome shotgun sequence, a single genomic region encodes these proteins:
- the LOC113496245 gene encoding tektin-4-like: MPNNPDMYNCPFICPSTGAKALAETYLQAGDTRANENPFASPYKPGMIQPPEPKIHPPDAPPLYLPQPTDSTSGDMLGMGPIGPWAPGHVDWTPQAGMTGVRPVVDKYSITHYSTGEWRKNNLHMLTPRATDKAKALDASIKGDLKKAFDAMDNKQNETNTKLKSRVKELARWKKLVENTVRAITKETKALEADRSKLKSACRILMLPEAISRECLELRTNRYEPDLVRDDAEQELIKEVAIVGEIRRVFQNTLAKVETQLEYNKAAKASIESDWSDKMSTLKLDGKNLNMGPDSTLILHHPGVARWPENATTLEYWEHYCAESIRNCDEVRQKSEHLRNDLMTAIIKGSQDMKTQADRTNAALAETVTATEQLCAKLEENLKDNLQTIADVENLIDYLGDSLRQVNQRDKLSSTRLLNRNYNRPNVENCRDQAQYALMGEAKFIKETADSLTGKMREAEAVRAELMKYRGELEREIACKRKSLNIDQDRLSRVRAHMPTPEEFANA, from the coding sequence ATGCCTAATAATCCAGATATGTATAATTGTCCCTTCATTTGCCCTAGTACTGGGGCCAAGGCTCTGGCTGAGACATACTTGCAAGCTGGCGATACTCGAGCTAATGAGAATCCTTTTGCTTCACCATACAAGCCTGGTATGATACAACCTCCAGAACCAAAGATTCACCCTCCAGATGCACCACCGTTGTACCTTCCGCAGCCGACGGATAGTACGAGTGGCGATATGCTTGGAATGGGCCCCATCGGGCCGTGGGCGCCTGGGCATGTAGACTGGACGCCGCAGGCAGGTATGACAGGCGTCAGACCAGTGGTCGACAAGTACTCCATCACTCACTACTCTACAGGAGAGTGGAGGAAGAATAATCTTCATATGTTAACGCCAAGAGCCACTGACAAAGCTAAAGCTTTGGATGCGTCCATTAAAGGAGACCTTAAAAAGGCCTTTGATGCTATGGACAATAAACAAAACGAAACTAATACGAAACTGAAAAGTAGGGTCAAAGAACTGGCTCGCTGGAAGAAATTGGTTGAAAATACTGTTAGAGCTATAACGAAAGAAACCAAGGCTTTAGAAGCAGACAGAAGCAAACTAAAAAGTGCTTGCAGAATCCTGATGTTACCGGAAGCAATATCCAGAGAATGTTTAGAACTTCGTACGAATAGATATGAACCAGATTTGGTTAGAGATGACGCTGAACAAGAACTAATAAAAGAGGTTGCAATTGTTGGGGAAATAAGACGAGTGTTCCAAAACACGTTAGCTAAAGTAGAAACACAATTGGAATATAACAAAGCTGCAAAAGCAAGTATCGAATCCGACTGGAGTGATAAGATGTCCACTTTGAAGTTAGATGGGAAAAACCTGAATATGGGTCCTGATTCCACTCTGATACTTCATCATCCTGGCGTAGCTCGATGGCCAGAGAATGCAACCACCTTAGAATATTGGGAACATTACTGCGCTGAAAGTATTAGGAACTGCGACGAGGTAAGACAAAAATCAGAACACCTACGTAATGATTTGATGACGGCCATTATCAAAGGATCTCAAGACATGAAGACCCAGGCCGACAGGACCAACGCTGCGTTAGCTGAAACAGTAACAGCGACTGAGCAGCTTTGTGCAAAACTAGAAGAGAATTTAAAGGATAATTTGCAAACGATTGCTGATGTAGAGAATTTGATTGATTATTTGGGCGATTCGCTACGGCAAGTGAACCAGAGAGACAAACTTTCTAGTACGAGATTGCTAAATAGAAATTACAATAGGCCTAATGTTGAGAACTGCAGGGATCAGGCGCAGTACGCCTTGATGGGCGAAGCTAAGTTTATTAAGGAGACAGCTGATTCCTTGACGGGGAAAATGAGAGAAGCTGAGGCAGTGCGAGCTGAGCTGATGAAGTATAGAGGGGAGCTGGAAAGGGAGATAGCGTGTAAACGGAAAAGCTTGAACATAGACCAGGATAGGCTGTCCAGGGTAAGAGCTCACATGCCTACCCCTGAAGAGTTTGCGAATGCGTAG